In a single window of the Streptomyces sp. NBC_00091 genome:
- a CDS encoding AMP-binding protein, producing the protein MPRGGHLHVARLDGTRTISLRELYARSGRLAHHLRERHGIGAGDRIGILAANSLEWVLLDLAALRLGAQTAGLEPGKFTPSTALMDRYSLHLLCTDQPADGIPGTLAMDGVRAFTEPGDGPDLPLPPVTWGFQDVTTIKFTSGSTGVPKGLGATAGSIDSSLTAVQEIFEHTPDDHLFVFLPLSLLQQRYWVYSALLHGHDVTITTYEAAFAALRRVRPTVVMGVPAFYESARRTIEGRLRRSADRTLPDVARALFGDRIRYLWTGSAPASPAVLRFFTGAGLPIFEGYGLNETCIATKNHPGAHREGSVGKAVRGKEVLIGEDGVISIRSTHPVNNHYAYARPGDSEKVFAPDGTVRTGDLGHLDEDGFLFVHGRADDVIVLDNGKKVIVRPIEELMRADPAIAECVVFSPTQTELVAVVSPAAQPADAGAIAARLAATNAATTPDERISRVLVADPPFSIGNGLLTSQYKPKRPDIRAAYHSPLHAQEAGIHA; encoded by the coding sequence GTGCCGCGCGGCGGCCACCTCCACGTCGCGCGCCTGGACGGCACCCGCACCATCAGCCTGCGCGAGCTGTACGCGCGCTCCGGGCGCCTCGCCCACCACCTGCGCGAGCGCCACGGCATCGGCGCGGGCGACCGCATCGGCATCCTCGCCGCCAACAGCCTGGAGTGGGTGCTCCTCGACCTGGCGGCCCTGCGGCTCGGCGCGCAGACCGCGGGCCTGGAACCCGGCAAGTTCACCCCTTCCACCGCACTCATGGACCGCTACTCCCTGCACCTGCTCTGCACCGACCAGCCCGCCGACGGCATCCCCGGCACCCTCGCCATGGACGGCGTCCGGGCGTTCACCGAGCCGGGCGACGGCCCGGACCTCCCCCTGCCACCCGTCACCTGGGGCTTCCAGGACGTCACCACCATCAAGTTCACCTCCGGCAGCACCGGCGTCCCCAAGGGCCTCGGAGCCACCGCCGGCAGCATCGACAGCTCCCTCACCGCGGTCCAGGAGATCTTCGAACACACCCCGGACGACCACCTCTTCGTCTTCCTGCCCCTCTCCCTCCTCCAGCAGCGCTACTGGGTGTACTCCGCCCTGCTGCACGGCCACGACGTCACCATCACCACCTACGAAGCCGCCTTCGCCGCCCTGCGCCGGGTCCGCCCCACCGTGGTCATGGGCGTCCCCGCCTTCTACGAGAGCGCCCGCCGCACCATCGAGGGCCGGCTGCGCCGCTCCGCGGACCGCACCCTGCCCGACGTGGCCCGGGCCCTGTTCGGCGACCGGATCCGCTACCTGTGGACCGGCTCCGCCCCCGCCTCGCCCGCCGTCCTGCGGTTCTTCACCGGGGCCGGACTGCCGATCTTCGAGGGCTACGGGCTCAACGAGACGTGCATCGCCACCAAGAACCACCCCGGCGCCCACCGCGAGGGCAGCGTCGGCAAGGCCGTGCGCGGCAAGGAGGTGCTGATCGGCGAGGACGGGGTGATCAGCATCCGCAGCACCCACCCCGTCAACAACCACTACGCGTACGCCCGTCCCGGCGACTCCGAGAAGGTCTTCGCACCCGACGGCACCGTCCGCACCGGCGATCTCGGCCACCTCGACGAGGACGGCTTCCTCTTCGTGCACGGCCGCGCCGACGACGTCATCGTCCTCGACAACGGCAAGAAGGTCATCGTCCGGCCCATCGAGGAACTGATGCGCGCCGACCCGGCGATCGCCGAATGCGTCGTCTTCAGCCCCACCCAGACCGAACTCGTCGCCGTCGTCTCCCCGGCCGCGCAGCCGGCCGACGCCGGGGCCATCGCCGCCCGGCTCGCCGCCACCAACGCCGCGACCACCCCCGACGAGCGGATCAGCCGGGTCCTGGTCGCCGACCCGCCGTTCAGCATCGGCAACGGCCTGCTGACCTCCCAGTACAAGCCCAAGCGCCCCGACATCCGGGCCGCCTACCACTCCCCGCTGCACGCCCAGGAGGCCGGAATCCATGCCTGA
- a CDS encoding acyl carrier protein, whose protein sequence is MPDIPSEIEAAARDQLSLVLIPEVEPEAIDPDADMVSAYGLTSLNKVLFLTEVCEETEVDLAHFTEHDLADMKTLRDVTEALARHHATTGA, encoded by the coding sequence ATGCCTGACATCCCGTCCGAGATCGAAGCGGCCGCCCGCGACCAGCTCTCCCTCGTACTGATCCCCGAGGTCGAGCCCGAGGCCATAGACCCCGACGCCGACATGGTCTCCGCCTACGGCCTGACCTCCCTCAACAAGGTCCTCTTCCTCACCGAGGTCTGCGAGGAGACCGAAGTGGACCTCGCCCACTTCACCGAGCACGACCTCGCCGACATGAAGACCCTGCGCGACGTCACCGAAGCCCTCGCCCGCCACCACGCCACCACCGGAGCCTGA
- a CDS encoding FAD-binding oxidoreductase: MNPDPTAPAGYRTTAAGSGGPAGARTDIAVVGAGILGVLVAREILARDPAATVTVLDRDMIGSGATRRSAGLHFPRGANDTVRTLAAESERFYADLHTARPDLPIHPLGMTVLAPEAAEEQLREAYLPEAKLRWTTELPPAVPALPENFGAWEGDGCQYADVHTLTQLLAAELRPAVSFREGVAVTSVAAGPGGARLTLTGGATLTAGHVVVCPGPWLADPAWRDLVAPLGARVKKIVALHVETPPAPGDRALVLHAEDAFLLPLHHRGHWLFSYTCQEWDVDPATVDPALTAGHLREARALLTRYAPGLAAHCRSGRVFCDAYGPGGTPLVTRLDPYGRLVFAGAAGGSGYRLAPALAARAAGLIPSLPSPRKATT; encoded by the coding sequence ATGAACCCCGACCCCACGGCCCCCGCCGGCTACCGGACCACCGCCGCCGGCAGCGGCGGCCCCGCCGGCGCCCGCACTGACATCGCGGTGGTCGGCGCCGGCATCCTCGGCGTCCTCGTCGCCCGCGAGATCCTCGCCCGCGACCCCGCCGCCACCGTCACCGTCCTCGACCGGGACATGATCGGCTCCGGCGCCACCCGCCGCTCCGCCGGACTGCACTTCCCGCGCGGGGCCAACGACACCGTCCGCACCCTGGCCGCCGAGAGCGAGCGCTTCTACGCCGACCTCCACACGGCCCGCCCCGACCTGCCCATCCACCCCCTCGGCATGACCGTCCTGGCACCCGAGGCCGCCGAGGAGCAGCTGCGCGAGGCGTACCTCCCCGAGGCCAAACTGCGCTGGACCACCGAACTGCCGCCCGCCGTCCCCGCGCTGCCGGAGAACTTCGGGGCCTGGGAGGGCGACGGCTGCCAGTACGCGGACGTCCACACCCTCACCCAGCTCCTCGCCGCCGAGCTGCGCCCGGCGGTCTCCTTCCGCGAGGGCGTCGCCGTCACCTCCGTCGCCGCCGGCCCCGGCGGCGCCCGCCTGACCCTGACCGGCGGCGCCACCCTGACCGCCGGACACGTCGTCGTCTGCCCCGGGCCCTGGCTCGCCGACCCCGCCTGGCGGGACCTGGTGGCCCCGCTCGGAGCCCGCGTCAAGAAGATCGTCGCCCTGCACGTGGAGACACCCCCGGCGCCCGGCGACCGGGCCCTCGTCCTGCACGCCGAGGACGCCTTCCTGCTGCCCCTGCACCACCGCGGGCACTGGCTGTTCAGCTACACCTGCCAGGAGTGGGACGTCGACCCCGCCACCGTCGACCCCGCCCTCACCGCCGGCCACCTGCGCGAGGCCCGCGCCCTGCTCACCCGCTACGCCCCGGGCCTGGCCGCCCACTGCCGGTCGGGCCGGGTCTTCTGCGACGCGTACGGACCCGGCGGCACCCCCCTCGTCACCCGCCTCGACCCCTACGGCCGGCTCGTCTTCGCGGGCGCCGCCGGCGGCTCCGGCTACCGCCTGGCCCCGGCGCTGGCCGCCCGCGCCGCCGGGCTGATCCCTTCCCTTCCGTCCCCGCGAAAGGCCACGACATGA
- a CDS encoding class I tRNA ligase family protein encodes MIIASYDADVLEQAFGIDMSGVEGLGTGAGWGRVAPGGATDSHHHDETELFVVVSGRGEFLVDGESHPAAPGTVVLFEPFESHVLQNTSVKNSEGDGEDLVFFTQYWRDAERAMASATAPAREGFADRPVFVFSTPPTPNGDLHLGHLCGPYLGADAFTRFQRMNGAEAYHLTGSDDYQSYVLGAAREDGRTPSETAAHYSAEIAETLRLMDIPVDQYTVTDQDPGYREGLKDFFSRIVASGEIAVTERDALYDGASGRYLYEADVKGGCPGCGGATSGNICEECGEPNTVADLADPRPAGAGPATTPPRLAPAARWTLPLHAYAGEVRAHHRLGRVPARLRELADRLFRRPALDIPLTHPSGWGVEPREGDTDGQVIWVWPEMSYGFLHGIQSLGARLGRPWQASAPAPDWKIVHFFGYDNSFYHSVLYPVLYQLAFPGWTPDIDYHVNEFYLLEGQKFSTSRRHAIWGKEVLTPDTVDAVRYFLASTRPEGLRTDFRRAAYEATLGDTLIGTWQHWLTDLGARVAKHHGGRAPDAGNWTPEHTAFLARLGTRLTAVTAALGKDSFSLNQAAAELDGIVRDTVRFTRAEGLLTDTPGWEDENRTAVALELAAARLLAHAAAPVMPRFAARLAAALGAETPGTWPRTVELLAPGTALALADAVFFQPAPDTGSATDAGSALTPWLTGVARTALRLAEDEQIAHRTLTQLAAGSLQAVTVQYQILDALDVDLSMDELLHGGTLAELAAVIAERAEPSAVAALTSGEAR; translated from the coding sequence ATGATCATCGCGAGTTATGACGCCGACGTCCTGGAGCAGGCCTTCGGCATCGACATGAGCGGCGTGGAGGGCCTGGGCACGGGCGCCGGCTGGGGCCGCGTCGCGCCCGGCGGCGCCACCGACAGCCACCACCACGACGAGACCGAGCTGTTCGTCGTCGTCTCCGGCCGCGGCGAGTTCCTCGTCGACGGCGAAAGCCACCCGGCCGCCCCCGGGACCGTCGTCCTCTTCGAACCCTTCGAGTCCCACGTCTTGCAGAACACCAGCGTGAAGAACAGCGAGGGCGACGGGGAGGACCTGGTCTTCTTCACCCAGTACTGGCGCGACGCCGAGCGGGCCATGGCCTCCGCCACCGCCCCCGCCCGCGAGGGCTTCGCGGACCGCCCGGTCTTCGTCTTCTCCACCCCGCCCACCCCCAACGGCGACCTGCACCTGGGCCACCTCTGCGGCCCCTACCTCGGAGCCGACGCCTTCACCCGCTTCCAGCGCATGAACGGCGCCGAGGCCTACCACCTCACCGGCAGCGACGACTACCAGAGCTACGTCCTCGGCGCCGCCCGCGAGGACGGCCGCACCCCCTCCGAGACCGCCGCCCACTACAGCGCCGAGATCGCCGAAACCCTGCGGCTGATGGACATACCCGTCGACCAGTACACGGTCACCGACCAGGACCCCGGCTACCGCGAGGGACTGAAGGACTTCTTCAGCCGCATCGTCGCCTCCGGCGAGATCGCCGTCACCGAACGGGACGCCCTCTACGACGGCGCCAGCGGCCGCTACCTCTACGAGGCCGACGTCAAGGGCGGCTGCCCCGGCTGCGGCGGCGCCACCTCGGGCAACATCTGCGAGGAGTGCGGGGAACCCAACACCGTCGCCGACCTCGCCGACCCCCGCCCCGCCGGCGCCGGACCCGCCACCACCCCGCCGCGCCTGGCCCCCGCCGCCCGCTGGACCCTGCCCCTGCACGCCTACGCCGGGGAGGTCCGCGCCCACCACCGCCTGGGCCGGGTCCCCGCCCGGCTGCGCGAACTCGCCGACCGGCTCTTCCGCCGCCCCGCCCTGGACATCCCCCTCACCCACCCCTCCGGCTGGGGCGTCGAGCCGCGCGAGGGCGACACCGACGGGCAGGTCATCTGGGTCTGGCCCGAGATGAGCTACGGCTTCCTGCACGGCATCCAGTCACTGGGCGCCCGCCTCGGCCGCCCCTGGCAGGCCTCGGCCCCGGCCCCCGACTGGAAGATCGTCCACTTCTTCGGCTACGACAACAGCTTCTACCACTCGGTCCTCTACCCCGTCCTCTACCAGCTCGCCTTCCCCGGCTGGACCCCCGACATCGACTACCACGTCAACGAGTTCTACCTGCTGGAGGGCCAGAAGTTCTCCACCAGCCGCCGGCACGCCATCTGGGGCAAGGAGGTCCTCACCCCCGACACCGTCGACGCCGTCCGCTACTTCCTCGCCTCCACCCGCCCCGAGGGCCTGCGCACCGACTTCCGGCGCGCCGCCTACGAGGCCACCCTCGGCGACACCCTCATCGGCACCTGGCAGCACTGGCTGACCGACCTCGGCGCCCGCGTCGCCAAGCACCACGGCGGCCGCGCCCCCGACGCCGGGAACTGGACCCCCGAGCACACCGCCTTCCTGGCCCGGCTCGGCACCCGCCTCACCGCCGTCACCGCGGCCCTCGGCAAGGACTCCTTCTCCCTCAACCAGGCCGCCGCCGAACTCGACGGCATCGTCCGCGACACCGTCCGCTTCACCCGCGCCGAAGGCCTCCTCACCGACACCCCCGGCTGGGAGGACGAGAACCGCACCGCCGTCGCCCTCGAACTGGCCGCCGCCCGCCTCCTCGCGCACGCCGCGGCCCCCGTCATGCCCCGGTTCGCCGCCCGCCTCGCCGCCGCCCTCGGCGCCGAGACCCCGGGCACGTGGCCCCGTACGGTCGAACTCCTCGCCCCCGGCACCGCACTCGCCCTCGCCGACGCCGTCTTCTTCCAGCCCGCCCCCGACACCGGCAGCGCCACCGACGCCGGCAGCGCCCTCACCCCCTGGCTCACCGGCGTCGCCCGCACCGCCCTGCGCCTGGCCGAGGACGAGCAGATCGCCCACCGCACCCTCACCCAGCTCGCGGCCGGATCCCTCCAGGCCGTCACCGTCCAGTACCAGATCCTCGACGCCCTCGACGTCGACCTCTCCATGGACGAACTCCTGCACGGCGGCACCCTCGCGGAACTCGCCGCCGTCATCGCCGAGCGCGCCGAGCCCTCCGCCGTCGCCGCCCTGACCTCGGGGGAGGCCCGATGA
- a CDS encoding amino acid adenylation domain-containing protein — protein MNTRQILREIAERGLSVALADGDLRLQGNRDRMDTEFISRVKAAKPALVAHLAREAEHGPGFPLTPLQRSYYLGRSGIFEIGDVSSHVFHEIEGDWDLDRLQSSLDTVVAAHSALRSRFLSDERQATEHDGTAPRIGVLDLRAHSPRQQELIRTELREMRSHQVLPADQAPLLTVDATILDDDRMVLHVGHDGLVMDGISMFLFFRAWWHAYQNPTAEVHEELPYEDYLAALETARDRAPARRSREYWTQRCDDLAPHPDLPLRTSPAALSGTRFTPREVRLERTAWNALKERAGAEGLTPSALLLAAYAETLATWGAGERFTLTTTVANRPPVHPRVFEAIGQFSDTLLVEAEIDRSLPFADRAHALQTRLHTDIDHRHFSGIEVLKELARRRGGVAGARMPFTFNSAIGHVSSEVDGSALELFGKEVFSVSQTPQVWLNAFAMEQHGELVVQLDGIDELFCEGLLDDLAHGYESMLRTLVDEAAWQRHSFDLLPPAQRERRAAANDTAVEMPEEMLGDAIVAQAARTPAAPAILTSGRTVSYGELLHRAATAATWLREQGVGRGELVGLVMHRGPEQIVGILATVLAGAAYLPVDAGLPAARQEYMLADGRVRCVLTNTGWTSAGSMASFDLTRPCSGRAEVPDRLPGSGPDDLAYVLYTSGTTGAPKGVMVTHRNVANVVADCQARFGITPEDRFMAVSAFNFDLSVWDVFGALSAGAALVMPDRDRAADPAHWLELCWLYHVSVWNSVPAIVGLLHGQARADGDVPPGLRLVMMSGDRLPPALPAQLREMIPGLEVVSLGGPTETTIWNILHPVGEDEDGSESIPYGRPNANNRAYVLDRDGLDAPDWVTGEIVAAGTGLARGYWGDPERTAERFQEDPERGERLYRTGDLGRYLPDGNIQILGRSDFQIKINGYRIEAGEVETRLAALAEISRAVVAAQGNRLVAHLVPAGGHRPHLNEVRQALRADLPDYMLPAAVLWHDDLPLTRNGKVDRTRLAALGTEQSAAQETGGSAPATQAEKILCDIWSTVLRRPDIGALDTLASLGGDSIAAARILTAARKRFGVTITLDQFSELDTVRAMAAVLMPRADR, from the coding sequence ATGAACACCCGCCAGATCCTGCGCGAGATAGCCGAGCGCGGGCTGTCCGTCGCCCTCGCCGACGGCGACCTGCGCCTCCAGGGCAACCGCGACCGGATGGACACCGAGTTCATCTCCCGCGTCAAGGCCGCCAAGCCCGCCCTCGTCGCCCACCTGGCCCGCGAGGCCGAACACGGCCCCGGCTTCCCCCTCACCCCGCTCCAGCGCAGCTACTACCTGGGCCGCAGCGGCATCTTCGAGATCGGCGACGTCTCCAGCCACGTCTTCCACGAGATCGAGGGCGACTGGGACCTCGACCGGCTGCAGAGCTCCCTCGACACCGTCGTCGCCGCGCACAGCGCCCTGCGCTCCCGCTTCCTCTCCGACGAACGCCAGGCCACCGAACACGACGGGACCGCACCCCGGATCGGCGTGCTCGACCTGCGCGCCCACAGCCCCCGCCAGCAGGAGCTCATCCGCACCGAACTGCGCGAGATGCGCTCCCACCAGGTGCTGCCCGCAGACCAGGCCCCCCTGCTCACCGTCGACGCGACCATCCTCGACGACGACAGGATGGTCCTCCACGTCGGCCACGACGGGCTCGTGATGGACGGGATCAGCATGTTCCTGTTCTTCCGCGCCTGGTGGCACGCCTACCAGAACCCCACCGCCGAGGTCCACGAGGAACTCCCCTACGAGGACTACCTCGCCGCCCTCGAGACCGCCCGCGACCGGGCCCCCGCCCGGCGCTCGCGCGAGTACTGGACGCAGCGCTGCGACGACCTCGCCCCCCACCCCGACCTGCCGCTGCGCACCAGCCCCGCCGCGCTGTCCGGCACCCGCTTCACCCCGCGCGAGGTCCGCCTGGAACGCACCGCCTGGAACGCCCTGAAGGAACGGGCCGGCGCCGAGGGCCTGACCCCCTCCGCGCTGCTGCTCGCCGCGTACGCCGAGACCCTGGCCACCTGGGGCGCGGGGGAGCGGTTCACCCTCACCACCACCGTCGCCAACCGGCCGCCCGTGCACCCCCGCGTCTTCGAGGCCATCGGCCAGTTCTCCGACACCCTCCTCGTCGAGGCGGAGATCGACCGCTCCCTGCCCTTCGCCGACCGCGCCCACGCCCTGCAGACGCGCCTGCACACCGACATCGACCACCGGCACTTCTCCGGCATCGAGGTCCTCAAGGAACTGGCCCGCCGCCGCGGCGGAGTGGCCGGGGCGCGCATGCCGTTCACCTTCAACAGCGCCATCGGACACGTCAGCAGCGAGGTCGACGGCTCGGCGCTGGAACTCTTCGGCAAGGAGGTCTTCTCCGTCAGCCAGACCCCGCAGGTGTGGCTCAACGCCTTCGCGATGGAGCAGCACGGCGAGCTGGTCGTCCAGCTCGACGGCATCGACGAACTGTTCTGCGAGGGGCTCCTGGACGACCTCGCCCACGGCTACGAGAGCATGCTCCGCACCCTGGTGGACGAGGCCGCCTGGCAGCGCCACAGCTTCGACCTGCTGCCGCCCGCCCAGCGCGAACGCCGTGCCGCGGCCAACGACACCGCCGTGGAGATGCCCGAGGAGATGCTCGGGGACGCCATCGTCGCCCAGGCCGCCCGCACCCCCGCCGCGCCCGCGATCCTCACCTCCGGGCGGACCGTCAGCTACGGCGAACTCCTGCACCGGGCCGCCACCGCCGCCACCTGGCTGCGCGAACAGGGCGTGGGCCGCGGCGAGCTGGTCGGCCTCGTCATGCACCGCGGACCCGAGCAGATCGTCGGCATCCTCGCGACGGTCCTCGCCGGGGCCGCGTACCTGCCCGTGGACGCCGGCCTGCCCGCCGCCCGGCAGGAGTACATGCTCGCCGACGGCCGGGTGCGCTGCGTGCTGACCAACACCGGCTGGACCTCCGCCGGTTCCATGGCCTCCTTCGACCTGACCCGCCCCTGCTCCGGCCGCGCCGAGGTCCCCGACCGGCTGCCCGGGTCCGGCCCGGACGACCTCGCGTACGTCCTCTACACCTCGGGGACCACCGGCGCCCCCAAGGGCGTCATGGTCACCCACCGCAACGTCGCCAATGTCGTCGCCGACTGCCAGGCCCGCTTCGGGATCACCCCCGAGGACCGGTTCATGGCCGTCAGCGCCTTCAACTTCGACCTGTCGGTGTGGGACGTCTTCGGCGCCCTGTCGGCCGGCGCGGCCCTGGTCATGCCCGACCGCGACCGGGCCGCCGACCCCGCCCACTGGCTCGAACTGTGCTGGCTCTACCACGTCAGCGTGTGGAACTCCGTCCCCGCCATCGTCGGACTGCTCCACGGCCAGGCCCGCGCCGACGGCGACGTACCGCCCGGGCTGCGGCTGGTCATGATGAGCGGCGACCGGCTCCCGCCCGCCCTGCCCGCCCAGCTGCGGGAGATGATCCCCGGCCTGGAGGTCGTCTCCCTCGGCGGCCCCACCGAGACGACCATCTGGAACATCCTGCACCCCGTCGGCGAGGACGAGGACGGCAGCGAATCCATCCCCTACGGCCGCCCCAACGCCAACAACCGCGCCTACGTCCTGGACCGGGACGGCCTCGACGCCCCCGACTGGGTCACCGGCGAGATCGTCGCCGCCGGCACCGGGCTGGCCCGCGGCTACTGGGGCGATCCCGAGCGCACCGCCGAGCGGTTCCAGGAGGACCCCGAGCGCGGCGAACGCCTCTACCGCACCGGCGACCTCGGCCGGTACCTGCCCGACGGGAACATCCAGATCCTGGGCCGCAGCGACTTCCAGATCAAGATCAACGGCTATCGGATCGAGGCCGGGGAGGTCGAGACCCGCCTCGCCGCACTCGCCGAGATCTCCCGGGCCGTGGTCGCCGCCCAGGGCAACCGCCTCGTCGCCCACCTCGTGCCCGCCGGCGGCCACCGCCCGCACCTGAACGAGGTGCGCCAGGCCCTGCGCGCCGACCTGCCCGACTACATGCTCCCGGCGGCCGTGCTCTGGCACGACGACCTGCCGCTGACCCGCAACGGCAAGGTGGACCGTACGCGGCTGGCCGCGCTCGGCACCGAGCAGTCCGCCGCCCAGGAGACCGGCGGCAGCGCCCCCGCCACGCAGGCCGAGAAGATCCTCTGCGACATCTGGTCCACCGTCCTGCGCCGCCCCGACATCGGCGCCCTGGACACCCTCGCCTCCCTCGGCGGCGACTCGATCGCGGCGGCCCGCATCCTGACCGCGGCCCGCAAGCGGTTCGGGGTCACCATCACCCTCGACCAGTTCTCCGAGCTGGACACGGTCCGCGCGATGGCCGCCGTCCTCATGCCGAGGGCTGACCGGTGA
- a CDS encoding lysine N(6)-hydroxylase/L-ornithine N(5)-oxygenase family protein produces the protein MGHESFRPGITHFRCVGVGVGPANLSLASLLHSRPDVPNLFLDRKESFSWHDGQQIPGSSLQVSQFKDLVSLADPANPFSFLSYLHAKGRVYHFLNAQFDDVPRLEFRNYLAWASRRNENIVFGEGVQEVDFDDGLGVYTVRTDRRTVTADNVVAGVGSRPWVPPQGENLLGPTQFHVADYLHAARDVGGKRVVVIGGGQSGAEAFLDLISRSGWELPRRVSWISRRQNYFPIDDSPFTNDYYMPSHADYFYGLPRERRQSLNSRNILTSDGISESTLREIYQTIYVHRFVEGNEDLVALHPGREVFDVSPGPFGGWEVCARHTGEPESVEKFEADVIVWATGYRPAAMDFLAPLAGRLEHEGEELRVDEDYAVRWDGPADRRIFVQNGVRGQRGLADPNLSLNAWRSRRIADRLCGVRGDEQLASFIEWSSKGPQEERWSA, from the coding sequence ATGGGGCACGAGAGCTTCCGGCCGGGCATCACGCACTTCCGCTGCGTGGGAGTCGGCGTGGGCCCGGCCAACCTCAGCCTGGCGTCCCTGCTGCACAGCAGGCCGGACGTACCCAATCTCTTCCTCGACCGCAAGGAGTCCTTCAGCTGGCACGACGGCCAGCAGATCCCCGGCAGCAGCCTCCAGGTCTCGCAGTTCAAGGACCTGGTCAGCCTCGCCGACCCCGCCAACCCCTTCTCCTTCCTGTCCTACCTGCACGCCAAGGGGCGGGTCTACCACTTCCTCAACGCCCAGTTCGACGACGTGCCGAGGCTGGAGTTCCGCAACTACCTGGCCTGGGCCAGCCGCCGCAACGAGAACATCGTCTTCGGCGAGGGCGTCCAGGAGGTCGATTTCGACGACGGACTCGGCGTGTACACGGTCCGCACCGACCGCCGCACCGTCACCGCCGACAACGTGGTGGCCGGCGTCGGCAGCCGCCCCTGGGTCCCGCCGCAGGGCGAGAACCTGCTCGGTCCCACCCAGTTCCACGTCGCCGACTACCTCCACGCCGCCCGGGACGTCGGCGGCAAGCGGGTCGTGGTCATCGGCGGCGGCCAGTCCGGCGCGGAGGCCTTCCTCGACCTGATCTCCCGGTCGGGGTGGGAACTGCCCCGCCGGGTCTCGTGGATCTCCCGGCGGCAGAACTACTTCCCCATCGACGACTCGCCCTTCACCAACGACTACTACATGCCCAGCCACGCCGACTACTTCTACGGACTGCCGCGCGAGCGCCGCCAGTCGCTGAACTCCCGCAACATCCTGACCAGCGACGGGATCTCCGAGTCCACCCTGCGCGAGATCTACCAGACCATCTACGTCCACCGGTTCGTCGAGGGCAACGAGGACCTGGTCGCCCTGCACCCGGGCCGCGAGGTCTTCGACGTCAGCCCCGGCCCCTTCGGCGGCTGGGAGGTCTGCGCCCGCCACACCGGCGAGCCCGAGTCCGTGGAGAAGTTCGAGGCCGACGTCATCGTCTGGGCCACCGGCTACCGGCCCGCCGCCATGGACTTCCTCGCCCCCCTCGCCGGCCGCCTGGAGCACGAGGGCGAGGAACTGCGCGTCGACGAGGACTACGCCGTCCGCTGGGACGGCCCCGCCGACCGCCGGATCTTCGTCCAGAACGGCGTCCGCGGCCAGCGCGGCCTCGCCGACCCCAACCTCAGCCTCAACGCCTGGCGCAGCCGGCGCATCGCCGACCGGCTGTGCGGGGTCCGCGGCGACGAGCAGCTCGCCTCCTTCATCGAATGGTCCTCCAAGGGCCCCCAGGAAGAACGGTGGAGTGCCTGA